The Paenibacillus sp. RC334 nucleotide sequence ACCAGAAATCTTTCATTTTAAAACTATGATATGTATCCCACTGACTTACCAGAATATCCGTGATTAAATACCCCGATAACGTAAAAAAAACGCCTACACCCAACAAGCCTCCCGGCAACCAATCCGGATTCAGATGATACACAATGACTGCGATGACCGCCAGCGCTCTTAACCCGTCCAGTCCCGGCATATAACGACGTTGTGATGGCAACGGATTAGACTTCATTTCAGCCGCCATCCTTCATGCAAATTCAAGCTCCCTGTCTGTTTCAATGCTCTTCTGCCCTTTCCCTCTCCTGCACATCGTTTTGGTTCGATGCCCTGTAGCCTTTTCGTTCATTATATAAAACTTCATATTCGTAATGATTTCAATGAAGTTAAAATTAATGACAATGTTTTTATTATATCACTCCTTTCCACAGTTAGGTAACCACTGATAGATATACAAAAAAAGGCATCTCTTCCCTTGGGAAGAAAATGCCTTTTTGATGATTTTAGCTTAAAATTTGATGATGCCTGAGGTATGCAGGAATACCAGCAACATCAGGATCGGTGCAACATACCGAAGGGCAAACAGCCAGATTCGGAACCATGCAGGCTTGAGGTTCGCTTGCTCTGCTGCATTTTTCCAATAGTACCCTGCAAAGATAACGACCATCAGGCCACCGAGTGGCAAGAAGATGTTGGATGCCGTGAAATCTACAAAGTCAAAGAATGACTTGCCTCCGACCTTCAGTTCCGGCACCAGCCCCATAGACAATGCGGATGGAACACCCATCAACAGACACAGGATGGAAATAATGATAACTGAGCGGACACGACTCCAACGGAAACGTTCCATCACATAGGCGACAGGCACCTCCAACAGAGATACCATCGAGCCGATGGCTGCAACCGCCAGCAGTACAAAGAACAAACCGCCGAAAAACGAACCGAAAGGCATAGCGGAAAACGCTGCTGGCAATGCGATAAAGACCAAAGACGGTCCTTGAGCCGGGTTAATACCGAAAGAAAAGGTAGTTGGGAAAATGATCATACCTGCGATAAACGCATAGATCAAGTCGCCTCCTCCAATGGCCAACGCAGCCGTACCCAGCGATTGGCGGCGATCCACATACGCACCATACGTTACCATGATTCCCATCCCCAGAGATAGTGAGAAGAAGGCATGTCCCAAAGCAACCAATGCTGATTCTATAGTGAGCTTAGAAAAATCAGGGTTCAAAAAGAAAGCTACACCTGCGCCAGAACCTGGCAGCAACAGAGCATTCACCATCAAGACGAGCAATAGAATGACTTTGGCAGGAATGAGGATTTTATTGAATTTTTCAATCCCGTTGGATACACCCAAAATAACGACAACTGCACAAATGGCAAAAACAATCAACAGCCATGCCAGTGGTGCGTAGCCCGAAGAGAATGCGGCGAATTGTCCGGCAAAATCGTTATTGGAGAACAATTTTCCGGTGAATGCCTGTATAGCATAATGGAGCGTCCAGCCCCCTACGATACTGTAGAACGACAAAATGACAAACGGGATAATAACATACATGATGCTTAATTTACCCCAAATCGGATGACCGCCTACTTTGACCATAGCAGAAGCAGCACTACCCCGGCCAGCTCGACCAAGCGCCAGCTCAGCCAGCAATACAGGTAAACCTACAAGCAACAGACAGACGATAAACAGCATGAAAAATGCCGCCCCACCATACTGTCCAGTAATATATGGAAATTTCCAAATGTTGCCGAGTCCTGCCGCACTCCCGATCGCTGCCAATATGAATCCGGCCGACGAGAAGCGTTCATTTTTATCGTTCAGGCTGTTCTGCCCCTTGCTCAAACTCATTGTATCCCCCTCATTCTCTCTACTTCCGCATAAACATAAGCATGCGTACATAAATAATTTTTACTCATTATAGCGTAAGTAGGATGTAAGGACATACAATATTTTTCACTATTATCGAATTTATTTTCATATTGTCGGATATCTATATAATCCTACAAAAAACTACATTTTTCCTTCAACATCCTTCTTTATAATGGTCTCTCCCATGCGATTCGATACTTTTTGATAAATATACGAAATCGCCAATAATACCACACCAAAAGAGAAGTAAGCTACGATGGTGCTTCCTGTCGTTAACAGATGCAGGTCATACAGCAGCAGCTTGCCTGTCGATAACAAAGTCAATCCCAGACCAAATCTGCGAATGTAGACAACCCGTTTGCGGAAACCGTAGACAATATACAAAATGGCCAGCAACAGATACACCAAGCTGAATACAAGCCCGGCATCTCCCAGACGGAACTGAACCCCGAGGAATGCGGTAATCACACCCAGCAAATATACGCCCATGATAACGGGATACAGCTCCGTGCTTCGATAATGTCGGGTCATCAGTGCGTTCAGGAAATCCTTGCTGCTGAAAAATACCAGGACATTGAAGACAGCCAGCACCACCAGCGCCACATAATCGGCAGCCGTATTTTGCGCATAATTGTCATGCAAGGTTGGAATGGCCACGGTAACCAGCAGCCCCAACGCATAGCCGATGCCATACAACGCCAAGCTGTAGTATTTAATCACCTGATCATACAGCAGCTTCACTTTAGGTAAGGAGTAAGCCAAAACCAGCGATACACAGGTGTACAGCAGCGCTTTGTAAAAGGAATAGTGTGTGAATCCTTCGGGTACGATGATGTTATACCAATGCCCGGCTTCATACAGCAAATAACCATATACATTCACCAGCGTCACATATTTAAAACCCTGCATGATACGCATCTCGTACAGACGAATGTTTTTGAATGCATCTGGACGACCGAACTGAATCGCATAAAAGACGGTAACGATCAGCATCCCCAGCGTAATAAGCGTGTATTTGAGGCCAAAATAATCCTTCTCAAATCCCGACAGCAGATATATAGGGAAATCGACGAAAAAGAACGCCCCCAGACATAGTAATAGAATGCCCCAGCCAGCTCGCTCCAATTCCTTCAACCGATAACGGTTGCCATACAACGTCAGGAGAACGGCCTCGATTAGCCAGCCCATCGACAGCCATTTGACTCCAAACTGGAACGGAATCATTAGAATGGCGAAGGTCAAGGAGGTGGCATAAAACAATACCTTTGTCTGTTTCTCTTCCGGAATAAATCTGCTGACCCATTGCGCCAAGCCCCCATACACCAGGCAAAAGACGAGTGCCAGCAAGCCTTTGTAATCATCCAGGCCTGCATCGTCGAACAGAGAGTACAGA carries:
- a CDS encoding sodium-dependent transporter; this translates as MSLSKGQNSLNDKNERFSSAGFILAAIGSAAGLGNIWKFPYITGQYGGAAFFMLFIVCLLLVGLPVLLAELALGRAGRGSAASAMVKVGGHPIWGKLSIMYVIIPFVILSFYSIVGGWTLHYAIQAFTGKLFSNNDFAGQFAAFSSGYAPLAWLLIVFAICAVVVILGVSNGIEKFNKILIPAKVILLLVLMVNALLLPGSGAGVAFFLNPDFSKLTIESALVALGHAFFSLSLGMGIMVTYGAYVDRRQSLGTAALAIGGGDLIYAFIAGMIIFPTTFSFGINPAQGPSLVFIALPAAFSAMPFGSFFGGLFFVLLAVAAIGSMVSLLEVPVAYVMERFRWSRVRSVIIISILCLLMGVPSALSMGLVPELKVGGKSFFDFVDFTASNIFLPLGGLMVVIFAGYYWKNAAEQANLKPAWFRIWLFALRYVAPILMLLVFLHTSGIIKF